The Rana temporaria chromosome 13, aRanTem1.1, whole genome shotgun sequence genome has a window encoding:
- the LOC120921150 gene encoding uncharacterized protein LOC120921150 isoform X2, whose protein sequence is MEVLCIVQNPADWKNVSVTLNPCQQKVTESHHTRHHWPVVAAILFFIIASCIILRKTVLKKSVQETDRVISLQKNYIDPSEEYQEFSSTHNEKEDDKMAFDDGELSSTFPLQKDSEII, encoded by the exons ATGGAAGTTTTATGCATTGTACAGAACCCTGCTGACTGGAAGAATGTCTCTGTTACATTAAATCCATGTCAGCAAAAAG TTACAGAAAGTCATCATACTCGGCACCACTGGCCTGTAGTCGCtgcgattttgttttttattattgcttCATGTATAATACTTCGGAAAACAGTACTTAAAAAAAGTGTTCAGGAAACAGATCGTGTCATATCACTACAGAAGAACT ATATAGACCCTTCAGAAGAGTATCAAGAGTTTTCCTCAACTCATAATGAAAAAGAG GATGACAAGATGGCATTTGATGATGGTGAACTTTCTTCCACATTCCCTCTTCAGAAAGATTCTGAAATAATATAG